Proteins encoded by one window of Kribbella flavida DSM 17836:
- a CDS encoding DinB family protein: MTFSRERPPFVADERTQLVGWLDQQRALVRFKCEGLAADDEKRAVLPTSPVMTMAGLVSHMRWTEHCWFEVLFLGASSAGNPQLDEDLPEDADMMPAAPLAELLDEFEAQCERSNQIIAAHSLDDTGKHPDFGSAQATLRWMILHMLEETARHVGHLDTIRELLDGRKGYY; encoded by the coding sequence ATGACGTTTTCCCGCGAGCGGCCGCCGTTTGTCGCCGACGAACGGACGCAGCTCGTCGGGTGGCTGGACCAGCAGCGGGCGCTGGTGCGGTTCAAGTGCGAAGGGCTGGCAGCGGACGACGAGAAGCGCGCGGTGCTGCCGACGTCGCCGGTGATGACGATGGCCGGGCTGGTCTCGCACATGCGGTGGACCGAGCACTGCTGGTTCGAGGTGCTGTTCCTGGGCGCGTCGTCGGCCGGGAACCCCCAGTTGGACGAGGACCTGCCCGAAGACGCCGACATGATGCCCGCGGCGCCGCTGGCCGAGCTGCTGGACGAGTTCGAGGCCCAGTGCGAGCGGTCGAACCAGATCATCGCGGCCCACTCGCTGGACGACACCGGCAAGCACCCGGACTTCGGGTCGGCGCAGGCGACCCTGCGGTGGATGATCCTGCACATGCTCGAGGAAACCGCCCGGCACGTCGGTCACCTGGACACGATCCGCGAGCTGCTCGACGGCCGGAAGGGGTATTACTAG
- a CDS encoding pirin family protein → MSIDVRRAGERFRTSTDWLDSRHSFSFGPYYDPANVGFGVLMVHNDEVVAPGTGFGTHPHQDLEIVTWVVRGALVHQDSEGHSGVVYPGLAQRMSAGSGIRHSEKNDAGEPVRYVQMWVRPDELDLTPSYQQAEVDVSLATGELVPIASGLPEHARDTAIRINQRAAGLSVARLVPGAWVQLPAAPYVHLFVAVGSVALEGAGDLGTADAVRLTNSEGRRVTAGADGAEILVWEMRS, encoded by the coding sequence GTGAGCATCGACGTACGGCGTGCGGGTGAGCGGTTCCGGACCAGCACCGACTGGCTGGACTCCCGGCACTCCTTCTCGTTCGGCCCGTACTACGACCCCGCGAACGTCGGCTTCGGCGTGCTGATGGTGCACAACGACGAGGTGGTTGCTCCGGGCACCGGATTCGGCACGCACCCGCACCAGGACCTGGAGATCGTCACCTGGGTCGTGCGCGGCGCCCTGGTGCACCAGGACTCCGAGGGGCACAGCGGCGTCGTTTACCCCGGCCTGGCCCAGCGGATGAGCGCGGGCAGCGGGATCCGGCACTCCGAGAAGAACGACGCGGGCGAGCCCGTCCGTTACGTGCAGATGTGGGTCCGGCCGGACGAGCTCGACCTGACCCCGTCGTACCAGCAGGCGGAGGTGGATGTCAGCCTCGCAACGGGTGAACTGGTGCCGATCGCCTCCGGACTGCCCGAGCACGCGCGCGACACCGCGATCCGGATCAACCAGCGCGCCGCAGGCCTGTCCGTGGCCCGGCTGGTCCCCGGCGCCTGGGTGCAACTGCCGGCGGCGCCGTACGTGCACCTGTTCGTTGCCGTCGGCTCGGTCGCGCTGGAAGGCGCCGGCGACCTGGGTACGGCGGATGCCGTGCGCCTCACCAACTCCGAGGGCCGCAGGGTGACCGCCGGAGCCGACGGTGCGGAGATCCTGGTCTGGGAGATGCGAAGTTAG
- a CDS encoding L-rhamnose mutarotase — MSRLALHSRLIAGTEQSYEREHARVWPELITVMRAAGIDDWSIWRSGRDLFHLVECDDYEAAVARLADDPVDQRWQQHMSRFVEGFAQNADGGRTLRHVWTMSEQLG; from the coding sequence GTGAGCCGACTTGCCCTGCACAGCCGCCTGATCGCCGGGACCGAGCAGTCCTACGAGCGCGAGCACGCCCGGGTCTGGCCCGAGCTGATCACCGTCATGCGGGCCGCCGGCATCGATGACTGGAGCATCTGGCGCAGCGGCCGCGACCTGTTCCACCTGGTCGAGTGCGACGACTACGAGGCGGCAGTCGCCCGGCTCGCCGACGACCCGGTCGACCAGCGCTGGCAGCAGCACATGAGCCGCTTCGTCGAGGGCTTCGCGCAGAACGCCGACGGCGGCCGGACCCTGCGGCACGTGTGGACGATGTCCGAGCAGCTCGGCTAA
- a CDS encoding VOC family protein: protein MAQRTAPWPTGTPNWVDLAADDARAAVRFYTELFGWQCEHRAAKDYWVCRLDGEDVGGIRPKHPGTEDLPSRWTTYLTTEHVERTADAVAAAGGRLLVGPTRVGTQGRMAIAVDPNGAIFGLWQPTDHLGADRRSRPGTLVWSEALSRGYDAAKAFYTAVFGYRAEEIGTTSAFGGPGEQYADARYAALYAAGRPVAGTGELHPEMPAGTPAHWLPYFATADLAATVDRAVQAGGELTGAPLDTDFGRMAVLTDPESAVFAVIQLS from the coding sequence ATGGCCCAGCGCACCGCCCCCTGGCCGACCGGTACGCCGAACTGGGTGGACCTCGCCGCGGACGACGCGAGGGCCGCGGTGAGGTTCTACACCGAGCTGTTCGGATGGCAGTGCGAGCACCGGGCCGCCAAGGACTACTGGGTCTGCCGGCTGGACGGCGAGGACGTCGGCGGCATCCGCCCGAAGCACCCGGGCACCGAGGACCTGCCCAGCCGCTGGACCACCTACCTGACCACCGAGCACGTCGAGCGAACAGCTGACGCGGTGGCGGCGGCCGGCGGCCGCCTGCTGGTCGGCCCGACGCGCGTCGGCACCCAGGGCCGGATGGCGATCGCGGTCGACCCGAACGGCGCGATCTTCGGCCTCTGGCAACCGACCGACCACCTCGGGGCGGACCGCCGGTCCCGGCCCGGCACGCTGGTCTGGAGCGAGGCGCTCAGCCGCGGGTACGACGCGGCCAAAGCTTTCTACACCGCGGTCTTCGGCTACCGGGCCGAGGAGATCGGCACCACCTCCGCGTTCGGCGGCCCGGGCGAGCAGTACGCCGACGCCCGGTACGCCGCCCTGTACGCTGCCGGCCGGCCCGTCGCAGGCACCGGCGAGCTCCACCCGGAGATGCCGGCCGGGACCCCCGCGCACTGGCTCCCGTACTTCGCGACCGCCGATCTCGCCGCCACGGTGGATCGCGCCGTCCAGGCCGGTGGCGAGCTGACGGGCGCACCGCTGGACACCGATTTCGGCCGGATGGCGGTGCTCACCGACCCGGAGTCGGCGGTGTTCGCGGTGATCCAGCTCAGCTGA
- a CDS encoding penicillin-binding transpeptidase domain-containing protein yields the protein MKRTAAIVSLSALLVAAGCSDNTPDSGGKPDPNDEKQASAAVVKAFAAGWVKAWAPDGKPTEAAALTDNPEAFGPRLDDVDTALVAQSATVTPQGEPKCTDDSNCTQDLAVEAVLRGIGTMKWTSTAVAVKTGDAWKIKASGDTIYPGLGEGNYLKRVRTLPPRASILDRTGKPLTANRPVVIVGVASGTKATAATYAAFTKNLDVDGAKLAKRAKAAPAGQFVDAITIRAQEWDKLRPKMGNLPGVLTMGGTQSLPESPTFARSVIGTMKTATAETLKNAGPTASTQDQVGTTGLQYAFQQQLAGTPGGSVALRDGKTKMVIKEVFKQEGKAGTPVRTSLDTNLQRQAEAALATSKLPASLVAVQASTGQVLAAANGPTATSYNRAFQGHYAPGSTFKVVTAAALMGAGLTASSQLPCTNTINVFGKSFKNYDGLAPYGTGSLEKAFNTSCNTAFISQHGKLPADGMTKAAAMFGLGQELKSAVPAYGGEVPAPKDVVAESASMIGQGTVTASPLGVAMIGATVKHGTAMKPVLVLGKDPAGPAAEPLPPATANALRTMMRTTVTNGTAAVLAGNGTVAAKTGTAEVVEGGKVVTNGWMVGYRGDVAFAVVVEGGASGAKAAGPILKNWLARFR from the coding sequence GTGAAACGAACTGCTGCCATCGTCAGTCTGAGTGCCCTGCTGGTCGCCGCCGGTTGTTCCGACAACACGCCGGACAGCGGCGGCAAGCCCGACCCGAACGACGAGAAGCAGGCGTCCGCCGCGGTGGTGAAGGCCTTCGCGGCCGGCTGGGTGAAGGCGTGGGCTCCGGACGGCAAGCCCACCGAGGCCGCCGCGCTGACCGACAACCCGGAGGCCTTCGGTCCCCGGCTGGACGACGTCGACACTGCGCTGGTCGCGCAGTCGGCCACCGTCACGCCGCAGGGTGAGCCGAAGTGCACCGACGACAGCAACTGCACCCAGGACCTGGCCGTCGAGGCGGTGCTGCGCGGCATCGGCACGATGAAGTGGACCAGCACGGCGGTGGCGGTGAAGACCGGTGACGCCTGGAAGATCAAGGCCTCCGGCGACACCATCTACCCCGGCCTCGGCGAGGGCAACTACCTCAAGCGGGTCCGCACGCTGCCGCCGCGCGCGTCGATCCTGGACCGCACCGGCAAGCCGCTGACCGCGAACCGCCCGGTCGTGATCGTCGGCGTCGCGTCCGGCACCAAGGCGACCGCGGCGACGTACGCGGCGTTCACCAAGAACCTGGACGTCGACGGCGCCAAGCTGGCCAAGCGCGCGAAGGCGGCGCCGGCCGGCCAGTTCGTCGACGCGATCACGATCCGGGCGCAGGAGTGGGACAAGCTGCGCCCGAAGATGGGCAACCTGCCCGGCGTGCTGACGATGGGCGGCACCCAGTCGCTGCCGGAGAGCCCGACCTTCGCCCGGTCGGTGATCGGCACGATGAAGACGGCGACCGCGGAGACGCTGAAGAACGCGGGCCCGACCGCCTCGACCCAGGACCAGGTCGGCACCACCGGCCTGCAGTACGCGTTCCAGCAGCAGCTCGCCGGTACGCCGGGCGGCTCGGTCGCCCTGCGCGACGGCAAGACCAAGATGGTGATCAAGGAGGTGTTCAAGCAGGAGGGCAAGGCCGGTACGCCGGTCCGGACCTCGCTGGACACCAACCTCCAGCGGCAGGCCGAGGCCGCGCTGGCCACCAGCAAGCTGCCCGCCTCGCTGGTCGCCGTGCAGGCCTCGACCGGCCAGGTGCTGGCCGCCGCGAACGGCCCGACCGCGACCAGCTACAACCGCGCCTTCCAGGGTCACTACGCGCCGGGCTCCACGTTCAAGGTCGTCACCGCCGCCGCGCTGATGGGCGCCGGCCTGACCGCGAGCTCGCAGCTGCCGTGCACGAACACGATCAACGTCTTCGGCAAGTCGTTCAAGAACTACGACGGGCTGGCGCCGTACGGGACCGGCAGCCTGGAGAAGGCGTTCAACACCTCCTGCAACACCGCCTTCATCTCCCAGCACGGCAAGCTGCCGGCCGACGGGATGACCAAGGCCGCGGCGATGTTCGGCCTCGGCCAGGAGCTGAAGTCCGCGGTCCCGGCGTACGGCGGTGAGGTGCCGGCGCCCAAGGACGTCGTCGCCGAGTCGGCCTCGATGATCGGACAGGGCACCGTGACGGCCAGCCCGCTCGGGGTGGCGATGATCGGCGCCACGGTGAAGCACGGCACCGCGATGAAGCCGGTGCTGGTGCTCGGCAAGGACCCGGCCGGCCCGGCCGCGGAACCGCTGCCGCCGGCCACCGCGAACGCGCTGCGCACGATGATGCGGACCACCGTCACCAACGGCACCGCCGCGGTACTGGCCGGCAACGGCACGGTCGCCGCGAAGACCGGTACCGCCGAGGTGGTCGAGGGCGGCAAGGTCGTCACCAACGGCTGGATGGTCGGCTACCGCGGCGACGTCGCCTTCGCCGTCGTCGTCGAGGGCGGCGCCTCCGGCGCGAAGGCCGCCGGCCCGATCCTGAAGAACTGGCTCGCTCGCTTCCGGTAG
- a CDS encoding AAA family ATPase, producing MGEQSAGLLARRRARGLWVRGARQLGFAKTGEQAATPDKPAALETFTKALELDPGMTDAWLGFHAAGGDADTALDKLVAGLGRFGAERDADKRRLSSSFRAGWWFTHALETTDHVWHAEALRRLGAGDTDGAAEATAQVIEDLRRSFLDAAVAMHRQDFGAAIGILHRIPADGHLGAEAQLRLGMLLATVEQWSEAETILRQAAGQQLNPFVALDAEYYLGFVYRGTGREQNAIRQFEWVYERDNSHRQVAEALADSEVRLSTRPAERSTAKAAPVIRRGAPSAPSLHRQPDWGAVQGILNELDRNVGMEDVKRQVSAVAAQVRAGLMRAERGLPTAKLGGHLIFAGPPGTGKTTVARVVARLYCALGLLAADTVIETDRSGLVAEWIGQTAVKTNEVVDSALDGVLFVDEAYALRKKQSGNDFGTEAIDTLLKRMEDDRDRLVVIVAGYSEPMAEFLEANPGLRSRFSTRIDFPRYTADQLREIALRLVDSRGDHITPDAVAGLTAVLDQVCANGRIDELGNARFIRTVLESAGKHRDLRLFHSPGLPTDLDLVTLDGSDLKAAIEEILSF from the coding sequence ATGGGTGAGCAGTCGGCGGGGCTGCTGGCGCGACGGCGGGCTCGGGGGTTGTGGGTGCGCGGGGCGCGGCAACTGGGGTTCGCGAAGACCGGTGAGCAGGCCGCGACGCCGGACAAACCGGCGGCCCTGGAGACCTTCACCAAGGCACTCGAGCTGGACCCCGGCATGACCGACGCCTGGCTCGGCTTCCACGCGGCCGGCGGCGACGCGGACACCGCGCTCGACAAGCTGGTTGCCGGGCTCGGCCGGTTCGGTGCGGAGCGGGACGCCGACAAGCGGCGGCTGAGCTCGTCGTTCCGGGCCGGCTGGTGGTTCACCCACGCGCTGGAGACCACCGACCACGTCTGGCACGCGGAGGCGCTGCGCCGGCTCGGCGCCGGGGACACCGACGGCGCGGCCGAGGCGACCGCCCAGGTGATCGAGGACCTGCGCCGCAGCTTTCTCGACGCGGCCGTCGCGATGCACCGCCAGGACTTCGGCGCGGCGATCGGCATCCTGCACCGGATCCCGGCCGACGGTCATCTCGGCGCCGAGGCCCAGCTCCGGCTCGGCATGCTGCTGGCGACCGTGGAGCAGTGGAGCGAGGCGGAGACGATCCTGCGGCAGGCCGCCGGTCAGCAGCTGAACCCGTTCGTCGCGCTGGACGCGGAGTACTACCTCGGCTTCGTCTACCGCGGCACCGGCCGCGAGCAGAACGCGATCCGCCAGTTCGAGTGGGTCTACGAGCGGGACAACTCGCACCGCCAGGTCGCCGAGGCGCTGGCCGACTCCGAGGTGCGGCTCAGCACCCGCCCGGCCGAGCGCAGTACGGCAAAAGCGGCGCCGGTGATCCGCCGGGGCGCGCCGTCGGCGCCGTCGCTGCACCGGCAGCCCGACTGGGGCGCGGTCCAGGGCATTCTCAACGAGCTCGACCGCAACGTCGGCATGGAGGACGTGAAGCGGCAGGTCTCGGCGGTGGCGGCGCAGGTCCGGGCCGGGCTGATGCGGGCCGAGCGCGGCCTGCCGACGGCCAAGCTCGGCGGTCACCTGATCTTCGCCGGGCCTCCGGGCACCGGCAAGACCACCGTCGCCCGGGTGGTCGCCCGCCTGTACTGCGCGCTCGGACTGCTGGCCGCCGACACGGTGATCGAGACCGACCGGTCCGGCCTGGTCGCGGAGTGGATCGGCCAGACCGCGGTGAAGACCAACGAGGTGGTCGACTCGGCGCTGGACGGCGTGCTGTTCGTCGACGAGGCGTACGCGCTGCGCAAGAAGCAGTCCGGCAACGACTTCGGCACCGAGGCGATCGACACGCTGCTGAAGCGGATGGAGGACGACCGGGACCGGCTGGTGGTGATCGTCGCCGGCTACTCCGAGCCGATGGCCGAGTTCCTCGAGGCGAATCCCGGCCTGCGCAGCCGCTTCTCCACCCGGATCGACTTCCCCCGCTACACCGCCGACCAGCTCCGCGAGATCGCGCTGCGGCTGGTGGACAGCCGCGGCGACCACATCACGCCCGACGCCGTGGCCGGCCTGACCGCCGTGCTCGACCAGGTCTGCGCGAACGGCCGGATCGACGAGCTCGGCAACGCGCGCTTCATCCGGACCGTGCTGGAGTCGGCCGGCAAGCACCGCGACCTGCGCCTGTTCCACTCGCCGGGCCTGCCCACCGATCTGGACCTGGTCACCCTCGACGGCTCCGACCTCAAGGCCGCCATCGAGGAGATCCTCAGCTTCTGA
- a CDS encoding nuclear transport factor 2 family protein, which yields MTDTEQTRALARKYFDTLNGRAWEEFAALLAEDVRYELPQTSERITGRADYLRFNQEYPGDWQLTVTRLLADGPSAAVSVNLTLGDERLVGVVFLEVVDGLVSRVTDFWPEAYEPPPGREHLVERVPAELDRFGDS from the coding sequence ATGACCGACACCGAGCAGACCCGGGCCCTGGCCCGGAAGTACTTCGACACCCTGAACGGCCGCGCGTGGGAGGAGTTCGCCGCGTTGCTGGCCGAGGACGTGCGCTACGAGCTGCCGCAGACCAGTGAACGCATCACCGGGCGCGCCGACTACCTGCGCTTCAACCAGGAGTACCCGGGCGACTGGCAGCTGACCGTGACCCGGCTGCTCGCCGACGGCCCGTCGGCGGCGGTCTCGGTCAATCTCACCCTGGGTGACGAACGGCTCGTCGGGGTGGTGTTCCTGGAGGTGGTGGACGGCCTGGTCTCCCGGGTCACCGACTTCTGGCCGGAGGCGTACGAGCCGCCGCCGGGCCGGGAGCACCTGGTCGAGCGGGTGCCCGCGGAGCTCGACCGGTTCGGCGATTCCTGA
- a CDS encoding zf-TFIIB domain-containing protein: METLTCPKCRGAMRTYERSNVTVDQCTECRGIFLDRGELEKLVDAELAYNAPAAAMPPPQQQPRYEEKRYEEKRYDNDRRYDNDRRDSDRRYEGGYDKYGNQPHRKKKKSFFEELFD, from the coding sequence ATGGAGACCTTGACCTGCCCGAAGTGCCGGGGCGCGATGCGGACGTACGAACGCAGCAACGTGACCGTCGACCAGTGCACCGAGTGCCGTGGCATCTTCCTCGACCGGGGCGAGCTGGAGAAGCTGGTGGACGCCGAGCTGGCCTACAACGCGCCGGCCGCCGCGATGCCGCCGCCGCAGCAGCAGCCGCGGTACGAGGAGAAGCGCTACGAGGAGAAGCGGTACGACAACGACCGCCGCTACGACAACGACCGGCGCGACAGCGACCGCCGCTACGAAGGCGGCTACGACAAGTACGGCAACCAGCCGCACCGCAAGAAGAAGAAGTCGTTCTTCGAAGAACTCTTCGACTGA